In Bacteroidota bacterium, the genomic window TAGTTGTAACTATCGAGATGATCAGGAGTGATGTTGGTGAGGATAGCAATGTTGATTCTCGTCTTGAACATTCCGTCTAATTGGAAACTGCTCAACTCCAGAACGAAATAATCGTAGTTGCCTTCTGCCACGAACATTGCAAAACTTTTTCCGACATTTCCACCCATCGCTACTTTGTATCCTGCGTTTTTCAGGATGTGATAAATGAGATTGGTCGTAGTGGTTTTGCCATTCGTTCCCGTGATTCCTATCAGAGTTGCTTTTGTGTATCGTGATGCAAACTCAATTTCAGAGACGATTGGAATTTTTTTCTTCCTCAACTTCACAATCATTTCTGCTTTTTCAGGAATGCCCGGACTTTTTACTACTTCGTCCGCATTCAGAATCAGGGAAGCCGTGTGCTTTCCTTCTTCGTGCGCTATGCCATGATGTGAAAGAACTTTCTTGTATTCGTCTTTTATCTTTCCTTTGTCCGAAACAAAAACTTCAAAACCTTTTTTCTTCGCCAGCACTGCCGTCCCCGTTCCGCTTTCGCCTGCTCCTAAAACCACCAGCCGAAGCCCAACCCGTCCCTCCCGAAGGGAGGGTGACTGGTTCTGCTGCTTTTCTTTTTCCCATTTCTTCATTTTACTTTTCCTTTCTCCCTTCCCTTTGGGAAGGGTTGGGGATGGGCATTACCTCAGTTTCAGTGTTACAATTGTCATTATCGCGAGCATGATTCCTATGATCCAGAAGCGTGAAACAATTTTTGATTCGTGCATTCCTATTTTCTGATAGTGATGGTGAAGCGGAGACATTTTAAAAATCCTTCTTCCTTCTCCGTATTTTTTCTTGGTGTATTTGAAATACGCCACCTGAATCACCACCGATAAATTCTCTATTAGAAAAATTCCGCAGAGGATGGGAATCAATAATTCCTTTCTAACTGCGATCGCAAACACAGCGATGATTCCACCGAGCGCAAGACTTCCGGTGTCGCCCATAAAAACTTGCGCGGGATATGCGTTGTACCAGAGGAAACCTACGCATGCACCAATGAGAGCACTCGCGAACACCACTAGTTCTCCCGTGTGGGGGATGTACATAATGTCGAGATAATTTGCGAAAATGATATTGCCGGATACATAGGCAAAAACGGCAAGCGTTACTCCGATGATGGCGGAAGTTCCTGTCGCCAGTCCGTCAATTCCATCGGTGATGTTCGCTCCGTTTGAAACTGCGGTGACAATTATGATTACAGCGAGGATGTAAATTATCCATGTGTAGTCGCGCATTTTTTCTCCGAACAGGGACATGATGGAAGAATAATTGAACTCATTATTTTTTATGAAAGGAATAGTTGTGTTTGGCAATTTTCTTTCCAGCATGTAATGGATTTTTCCCTCTGTGTCGGTGACTTCTTCCACCTTCGACTGGTCAACTTTTGCCAGAACATCTTTTTGAATTTCTACTTTGGTTTGGATATCAGGATGGAAATAAAATACTGTCCCGACAATTATTCCGAGACCAACCTGCCCGATTATTTTGAATTTTCCAGCCAGACCTTTTTTATCTTTCTTGAAAACTTTTATGTAATCGTCAAGAAATCCTATGAGACCGAGCCACACTGTTGCCACGAGCATGAGGATGACATATATATTGTGAAGCTTCGCGAAGAGAAGCGTTGGAATTATTATCGCGGAAAGAATGATAAGTCCTCCCATCGTGGGAGTTCCTTGCTTTTGTTTTTCTCCCACTAATCCGAGGTCGCGGATGGTTTCTCCTACTTGTTTTCTATGCAGAAGATTGATGATTCTTTTTCCGAAGAGAAGAGAAATGATAAGCGAAGTAATCACTGCCATCGCTGAGCGGAAAGAAATATACTGGAACACTCCCGCTCCGGGGAAGTCGTAATGTTTGTGCAGATATTCAAATAAATAGTACAGCATTATCCAGCGAACATTTCTAAGTTTTCAATTAATATTTTTACATCGTCAAACGGGTGCTTCACTCCTTTTATCTCCTGATATTTTTCGTGCCCTTTTCCAGCAACAAGAATTATATCTCCGCCTGAAGCGAGCGAACACGCAGTTTTTATTGCTTCTCTCCTATCGGTGATTGACAAAACTTTTTTCTGCTGCGTGCGGTCAACTCCTTTC contains:
- a CDS encoding phospho-N-acetylmuramoyl-pentapeptide-transferase, translated to MLYYLFEYLHKHYDFPGAGVFQYISFRSAMAVITSLIISLLFGKRIINLLHRKQVGETIRDLGLVGEKQKQGTPTMGGLIILSAIIIPTLLFAKLHNIYVILMLVATVWLGLIGFLDDYIKVFKKDKKGLAGKFKIIGQVGLGIIVGTVFYFHPDIQTKVEIQKDVLAKVDQSKVEEVTDTEGKIHYMLERKLPNTTIPFIKNNEFNYSSIMSLFGEKMRDYTWIIYILAVIIIVTAVSNGANITDGIDGLATGTSAIIGVTLAVFAYVSGNIIFANYLDIMYIPHTGELVVFASALIGACVGFLWYNAYPAQVFMGDTGSLALGGIIAVFAIAVRKELLIPILCGIFLIENLSVVIQVAYFKYTKKKYGEGRRIFKMSPLHHHYQKIGMHESKIVSRFWIIGIMLAIMTIVTLKLR